The Deltaproteobacteria bacterium CG11_big_fil_rev_8_21_14_0_20_42_23 genome contains the following window.
TTCTGCCATGTAAGAACTACGCACAAATGGTCCGCTGAAGGCGTGAGTGTATCCCATCTCAAGCGCTTTATCGCGGTAGACATCAAACTGCGCGGGTTCAATAAATTCTTTTACTTCCCAATGTTTTTGCGTTGGCTGCAAATACTGACCAATAGTGATGGCGCGAACACCGACATCGTAGAGATCGCGCAAAGTTTGAATGACTTCTTCAGAAGTTTCACCCATACCAAGCATGATTCCAGACTTCAGCAAGCGATGTGGCAACAGTTCTTTTGAAATGCGTAGCACTTCGAGGGAGCGACGGTATTTTGCACGGCTGCGAATGAGCGGTGTAAGACGTTCCACGGTTTCGATGTTGTGGCTCATCACATCAGGATCTGACGCACAGAATGTTTCAAGGTGTTCTCGCACAGCATCAAAATCTGGCGTGAGCACTTCAATTCTGGTTTGAGGATTAAGCCTTCTTACTTCGCGCACCACTTCTGCAAAATGTGCTGCGCCACCATCGGGCATGTCATCGCGGTCTACGGAAGTAATCACCACATGCTTGAGGCCCAAGGCCTTCACTTGTTCGGCAGTTTGAAGCGGCTCGCCAGCATCGAGTGGAAGCGGCTTTCCCGTTTTGACATTGCAAAATTTGCAAGCGCGGGTGCAGGTGTCGCCCA
Protein-coding sequences here:
- the lipA gene encoding lipoyl synthase, encoding MEKSTPIMPRVERKRLPSWLKKPASDWDKVHNLKKDLRIRKLATVCEEARCPNLGECWSRGTATIMVMGDTCTRACKFCNVKTGKPLPLDAGEPLQTAEQVKALGLKHVVITSVDRDDMPDGGAAHFAEVVREVRRLNPQTRIEVLTPDFDAVREHLETFCASDPDVMSHNIETVERLTPLIRSRAKYRRSLEVLRISKELLPHRLLKSGIMLGMGETSEEVIQTLRDLYDVGVRAITIGQYLQPTQKHWEVKEFIEPAQFDVYRDKALEMGYTHAFSGPFVRSSYMAEQVFEKTV